In Ornithodoros turicata isolate Travis unplaced genomic scaffold, ASM3712646v1 ctg00000864.1, whole genome shotgun sequence, one DNA window encodes the following:
- the LOC135375464 gene encoding proliferation-associated protein 2G4-like, with amino-acid sequence MADKEDEPTIAQDLVVTKYKMAGEMVNNILKQLIEMCKAGTTVLSICDEGDKLLVEETSKVFKKEKELKKGIAFPTCVSVNNCICHYSPLRSDAQYTLKDGDVVKLDLGAHIDGFIAVVAHTVVVGASKDNKVTGRKADVVRAAYYAAEAALRLVRPGEENNHVTDIIQKVAESFKCKPVEGMLSHQLKQYRIDGEKSIIQNPAEAQKKEHEKCEFELHEVYAIDVLVSTGEGKGREMDTRTTVYKRTDETYLLRSKASRAFVSEADKKFTTMPFTLRAFDEEVKAKMGVLECVNHKLLDPFQVLYEKEGEVVAQFKYTVLLMPSGSHRITCGPLDLDIFESEYKVEDESLSALLNRPVIPKSAKKKKKKAEKAVLGDGVQADGEQEEA; translated from the exons ATGGCGGACAAAGAGGATGAGCCGACTATTGCCCAAGACTTGGTGGTTACCAAGTATAAAATGGCCGGGGAGATGGTCAACA ATATACTCAAGCAGCTGATAGAGATGTGTAAGGCCGGGACCACTGTGTTGAGCATTTGCGACGAAGGTGACAAACTGCTCGTTGaagaaacgagcaaagttttcaAAAAGGAGAAAGAACTAAAAAAGG GGATTGCGTTTCCCACCTGCGTGTCCGTAAACAACTGCATCTGTCACTACTCTCCGTTGCGGTCCGATGCCCAGTACACACTTAAGGATGGAGATGTTGTCAAGCT CGACCTGGGGGCTCACATTGATGGATTTATTGCCGTTGTCGCACATACGGTAGTCGTGGGAGCATCCAAG GACAACAAGGTGACTGGTAGGAAAGCGGATGTGGTGAGAGCTGCGTACTACGCTGCCGAGGCAGCTCTTCGGCTCGTCAGGCCAGGGGAGGAG AATAACCACGTCACAGACATCATCCAGAAGGTGGCGGAGTCTTTCAAGTGCAAGCCTGTGGAAG GCATGCTGTCTCACCAGCTGAAACAGTACAGGATAGATGGTGAGAAGTCAATCATCCAAAATCCAGCAGAGGCTCAAAA GAAGGAGCATGAAAAGTGTGAATTTGAGCTGCACGAGGTGTACGCCATTGATGTGCTTGTCAGTACTGGAGAGGGCAAG GGACGAGAGATGGACACTAGGACAACAGTTTACAAGAGGACAGATGAGACGTACTTACTCAGAAGCAAAGCCTCAAGAG CTTTTGTCAGTGAAGCAGACAAGAAGTTTACTACAATGCCGTTCACCCTGCG GGCATTTGATGAGGAAGTGAAAGCTAAAATGGGAGTACTCGAGTGCGTCAACCACAAGTTGCTCGACCCCTTCCAGGTTCTCTATGAGAAAGAAG GTGAAGTTGTGGCCCAGTTCAAGTACACGGTGTTGCTGATGCCATCGGGCTCTCACCGCATCACCTGCGGACCTCTGGACTTGGACATCTTCGAGTCTGAGTACAAGGTGGAGGACGAGTCACTGAGCGCGCTCCTCAACCGCCCCGTCATCCCCAAATCagccaagaagaagaagaagaaggcagAAAAGGCAGTGCTAGGCGATGGTGTACAGGCTGATGGGGAACAGGAAGAGGCATGA